The Candidatus Glassbacteria bacterium genomic interval TTGCTTGTTATCGCTCATGGCCTGTCGTCTCCATCCGGTCTCCGTGTATTTCCGGCCGTTCCGGCTGTTTCCCTGATTGGAGCCGAGACTCCGGCAGTGCTATCCGTTCCCGTCCGCAGGCTCCACGTGGACAGTGACGTCGTAAATGTTTCCCAGCTCTGCACCGACAGCCTTTTCCACCGCGCTGGCGATCCGGTGGCCCTCGTGGACCGTCAGGTCAGGATCGACCTTGATGTGGAAGTCGGCGATTATCTGGCCGCCCAGATACCGCGCCCTGACCTTGTGAATCCCGCTCACTCCGCCCTGGGCCAGGGAGACTTCCCGTATCCGCCCGATCACATCCGCGTCCGGCGCGGTGTCGATAATCCCATGAAAGGCAGTCCAGGCGATATTGACCCCGATCTTGCCGACCAGGATGGAAACCCCTATCGAGGCCAGAGGGTCGAGGACCACCAGCGACTGATGCAGACGGGCCAGCGCAATCGCCGCCATGGCGAACAGGGAGGTCAGCGCATCGCTGCGGTGGTGCCAGGCGTTGGCCACCAGAGCGCCGCTTTCCAGTTTTCTGCCC includes:
- a CDS encoding cation transporter is translated as MGGDQERDSHLSSGLKISAVSAAVNVVLSAAKVAAGIYGNSRVLVADGLHSLSDLVTDAVVALGLYYGNQPYDASHPYGHKKIETVAEMITGGLLVAFAGWMVVSALRALGGGTVASPSLLTLVVACVSILAKEWLFRATLKVGRKLESGALVANAWHHRSDALTSLFAMAAIALARLHQSLVVLDPLASIGVSILVGKIGVNIAWTAFHGIIDTAPDADVIGRIREVSLAQGGVSGIHKVRARYLGGQIIADFHIKVDPDLTVHEGHRIASAVEKAVGAELGNIYDVTVHVEPADGNG